A genome region from Magnolia sinica isolate HGM2019 chromosome 8, MsV1, whole genome shotgun sequence includes the following:
- the LOC131254288 gene encoding probable CCR4-associated factor 1 homolog 11, which produces MLPSRPSCVYRKPIRIRNVDSLNVESEFRIISGFLKDYPFISMDTEFPGVVYHNVPDTPDSVASDRYALLRANINALKLIQVGLTFSDSASNLPDLGTNYCYVWQFNFNFDPWCDLHAPESIELLRKNGIDFERNRFYGIDEARFGFLMKLCGLVGNNCFSWITFHSAYDFGYLIKVVTQRELPDEIGEFLKLMKDIFGYKVYDIKYLMRFCHNLYGGLERVANELGVDRAVGKCHQAASDSLLTLHVFTRLKDRGFQLYVPDHCGVLYGLKYPSGNLRILIEEKAIGSSSSKDAAALSSSLDGVYKVRFKGARVLHSSYLGGSSDSSDDEDQIGVYAV; this is translated from the exons ATGCTACCATCAAGACCTAGTTGTGTCTACAGAAAACCAATTCGTATCAGAAATGTGGATTCGTTAAATGTGGAGTCTGAGTTCCGCATAATCAGCGGCTTCCTCAAAGACTACCCTTTCATCTCTATGGACACTGAGTTCCCTGGTGTCGTCTACCATAACGTGCCCGATACACCCGACTCTGTAGCCAGCGATCGATACGCACTCCTTCGGGCGAATATAAACGCGCTCAAGCTCATCCAAGTCGGACTCACTTTCTCCGACTCAGCCAGCAACCTTCCTGATTTGGGGACCAACTACTGTTACGTCTGGCAATTTAATTTCAACTTCGATCCATGGTGTGACCTCCACGCACCCGAATCGATCGAACTATTGCGTAAGAACGGCATTGACTTCGAGCGCAATCGATTCTACGGGATTGATGAGGCCCGTTTCGGGTTCCTCATGAAGCTATGCGGACTTGTTGGGAACAATTGTTTTAGTTGGATCACCTTCCACAGTGCTTACGACTTTGGCTATCTGATAAAGGTGGTCACTCAGAGGGAGCTACCGGATGAGATTGGCGAGTTTCTCAAATTGATGAAAGATATATTTGGGTACAAGGTTTATGACATAAAATATCTCATGAGGTTCTGTCACAACTTATATGGAGGGTTGGAACGTGTGGCCAATGAATTGGGGGTGGACAGGGCTGTTGGGAAATGCCACCAAGCTGCATCAGATAGCCTGCTAACATTGCATGTTTTTACGCGGCTCAAGGATAGAGGTTTTCAGCTGTATGTTCCTGACCACTGTGGAGtattgtatggattaaaatacCCTTCGGGAAATCT GAGGATTTTGATTGAGGAGAAGGCGATCGGATCAAGTAGTAGCAAGGATGCAGCTGCATTGTCGTCTTCTTTGGATGGAGTCTACAAAGTGCGATTTAAGGGAGCTAGGGTTCTCCATTCTTCCTATCTTGGTGGATCCTCCGATTCTTCCGACGATGAAGATCAG ATTGGGGTTTATGCTGTTTGA